One segment of Haloplanus natans DSM 17983 DNA contains the following:
- a CDS encoding oxidoreductase — MARLSAPLDIGSVTVPNRLYRAPLLECAGNGDDAVDRLIDHLEPAAAAGAGLVCQGATIVRGEGGCAAPGMTRVHDPDFVSRLARLTDRLHGHGATVAIQLEHGGLRSMETWHAGYRQEHPNLGQLAVSRPPALLRALDAFGFLDYDAHVLTTDEVYDLADDFGRAAGHAADAGYDLIHLAGANMGIVHQFLSPFYNRRDDEFGDSVRFLEVVHDAVRNHAGDVPLMTKVPAETAAPAVIRRRLSSEDAVGICRRLDRIGYDALVPVSGSVFWDMSIVRGRFPARAWRDDGFREGYAEAFGGPLRARLVALANRVQARWYDFDPAWNADLCRTVRSVVDVPVLCEGGIRDRPRIDRLLGDACDMVGMARPFYAEPELPARLLADDAASAVCASCNNCAVPQVTGAPGVCRTPAVLDEAGRLRKQGAYDRDR, encoded by the coding sequence CTCTCCGCCCCGCTCGATATCGGGTCCGTCACCGTTCCGAACCGGCTCTACCGCGCCCCGCTGCTGGAGTGTGCCGGCAACGGCGACGACGCCGTCGACCGCCTGATCGACCACCTCGAACCCGCCGCGGCCGCCGGTGCCGGCCTCGTGTGTCAGGGCGCGACCATCGTGCGCGGCGAGGGCGGCTGTGCCGCCCCCGGCATGACCCGCGTCCACGACCCCGACTTCGTGTCCCGCCTCGCCCGCCTGACCGACCGCCTCCACGGCCACGGCGCGACCGTCGCCATCCAACTCGAACACGGCGGCCTGCGGAGCATGGAGACGTGGCACGCCGGCTACCGGCAGGAACATCCGAACCTCGGGCAACTCGCCGTCTCGCGCCCGCCGGCCCTCCTACGCGCCCTCGATGCCTTCGGCTTCCTCGACTACGACGCCCACGTCCTCACGACCGACGAGGTGTACGACCTGGCCGACGACTTCGGGCGCGCCGCGGGCCACGCCGCCGACGCCGGCTACGATCTGATCCACCTCGCCGGCGCCAACATGGGTATCGTCCACCAGTTTCTCTCCCCCTTCTACAACCGCCGCGACGACGAGTTCGGCGACAGCGTCCGCTTTCTGGAAGTCGTCCACGACGCCGTCCGCAACCACGCGGGCGACGTGCCACTCATGACGAAGGTGCCCGCGGAGACGGCGGCACCGGCCGTGATCCGACGCCGCCTGTCGAGCGAGGACGCCGTCGGGATCTGTCGCCGACTCGACCGGATCGGCTACGACGCCCTCGTCCCCGTCTCCGGCTCCGTCTTCTGGGATATGAGCATCGTCCGTGGGCGGTTCCCGGCGCGGGCGTGGCGCGACGACGGCTTCCGCGAGGGGTACGCCGAGGCGTTCGGCGGACCGCTTCGAGCCCGCCTCGTCGCCCTCGCCAACCGGGTGCAGGCCCGCTGGTACGACTTCGACCCCGCGTGGAACGCCGACCTCTGCCGGACGGTCCGGTCGGTGGTGGACGTGCCCGTGCTCTGTGAAGGCGGCATCCGCGACCGCCCGCGCATCGACCGTCTCCTCGGCGACGCCTGCGACATGGTGGGGATGGCCCGCCCCTTCTACGCCGAACCCGAACTCCCCGCACGCCTGCTCGCCGACGACGCGGCGAGTGCCGTCTGTGCCTCCTGTAATAACTGCGCGGTGCCGCAGGTGACGGGCGCGCCCGGCGTCTGCCGGACGCCCGCCGTCCTCGACGAGGCGGGCCGCCTCCGGAAGCAGGGTGCGTACGACCGGGACCGATAG
- the trxA gene encoding thioredoxin, whose product MNDTDDIERIRAEKRERLERERDGADSAAAAPDEPIHVDGPDHLADLAATYDAVLVDFYADWCGPCQMLEPIVESLAASTPAAVAKVDIDANQELASQYGVRGVPTLLLFADGDAVERVVGVQSEEQLSDLIDGYV is encoded by the coding sequence ATGAACGACACCGACGACATCGAACGGATTCGCGCGGAGAAACGCGAGCGGCTCGAACGCGAACGCGACGGGGCCGACAGCGCGGCTGCGGCGCCCGACGAACCCATCCACGTCGACGGGCCGGACCACCTCGCCGACCTAGCGGCGACGTACGACGCCGTGCTCGTCGACTTCTACGCCGACTGGTGTGGGCCGTGTCAGATGCTCGAACCCATCGTCGAGTCGCTGGCGGCGTCGACGCCGGCAGCCGTCGCCAAAGTCGACATCGACGCGAACCAGGAACTCGCCTCGCAGTACGGCGTCCGCGGCGTGCCCACGCTGCTTCTCTTCGCCGACGGTGACGCCGTCGAGCGCGTGGTCGGCGTCCAGAGCGAGGAACAGCTCTCGGACCTGATCGACGGATACGTCTAA
- a CDS encoding DEAD/DEAH box helicase has protein sequence MRVRDLPLSTAVIDHFESQGITELYPPQAAAVEAGVCEGRRLVAAVPTASGKTFVATLAMLTADGPGLYIVPLRALAREKYETFSDLPGVSVGISTGDFDSSAAELANNDIVVATSEKVDSAIRNGADWITDLSCVAVDEVHLVGSEGRGPTLEVTLATLGRRAPGVQIVALSATVANPDELADWLDAGLVQSTWRPVDLRTGVYAADDVTFDSEASKTPRAAGEAGDDGTERRLPIPGDPDDATDATDALVAEVVDEGGQALAFVRSRREAETLAERLSGVGAAPDVADEIRDLDDTETGRRLADCIEGGVAFHHAGLRSAHRIAVERAFRDRRLRAICATPTLAAGVNVPARRVVVRDQKRYTGSGTEWLPTLEVHQMCGRAGRPGLDPYGEAILVGDETTREELWERYVDAEPERVESQLADPNALRTHVLSVVASDFAASREGVLDVLDATFFAHGTPTSDLGGVVDTAVADLVAMGMIVDNDGLAATDLGAQVSRQYVTPETGARIVDGLRTAADVEATGLTALEIICDTPDMQDTYLGNRERADMYQFAQDHADEFTTRMGETDDFEGWLTAVKTARVLHEWTEGASAEELVERFRIGPGDLESRIERAEWLLGAADAIAGVVDAGAAVPFRARRARL, from the coding sequence ATGCGCGTCCGGGACCTCCCGCTGTCGACCGCCGTTATCGACCACTTCGAGTCCCAAGGGATCACGGAGCTCTACCCGCCACAGGCCGCGGCCGTCGAGGCCGGCGTCTGCGAGGGGCGCCGCCTCGTCGCCGCCGTTCCCACCGCCAGCGGCAAGACGTTCGTCGCGACGCTCGCGATGCTGACCGCCGACGGACCGGGCCTCTACATCGTCCCGCTCCGGGCGCTCGCCCGCGAAAAATACGAGACCTTTTCGGATCTGCCCGGCGTGAGCGTCGGCATCTCGACCGGCGACTTCGACTCCAGTGCCGCCGAACTGGCGAACAACGACATCGTCGTCGCGACGAGCGAGAAGGTCGACTCGGCCATCCGCAACGGCGCCGACTGGATCACCGACCTGTCCTGTGTCGCCGTCGACGAGGTGCACCTCGTCGGGAGCGAGGGGCGAGGGCCGACCCTCGAAGTCACCCTGGCCACCCTCGGGCGCCGGGCGCCGGGGGTCCAGATCGTCGCGCTGTCGGCGACGGTCGCCAACCCCGACGAACTCGCCGACTGGCTCGACGCGGGACTGGTGCAGTCGACGTGGCGGCCGGTCGATCTCCGGACCGGCGTCTACGCCGCGGACGACGTGACGTTCGACAGCGAGGCGTCGAAGACGCCTCGGGCAGCCGGCGAAGCCGGCGACGACGGGACGGAGCGCAGGCTGCCGATTCCGGGTGATCCCGACGACGCCACGGACGCGACGGACGCCCTCGTCGCCGAGGTGGTCGACGAGGGGGGACAGGCGCTGGCGTTCGTCCGGTCGCGCCGCGAGGCGGAGACGCTGGCGGAACGCCTGTCGGGGGTCGGCGCCGCGCCGGACGTGGCCGACGAGATTCGTGACCTCGACGACACGGAGACGGGGCGGCGCCTCGCGGACTGCATCGAAGGTGGCGTCGCGTTCCACCACGCGGGCCTGCGGAGCGCCCACCGGATCGCGGTCGAGCGCGCCTTCCGGGACCGCCGTCTGCGCGCCATCTGCGCGACGCCGACACTCGCCGCCGGCGTCAACGTCCCCGCGCGCCGGGTCGTCGTCCGTGACCAGAAGCGATACACGGGGTCGGGAACCGAGTGGTTGCCGACGCTCGAAGTCCACCAGATGTGCGGGCGGGCGGGGCGCCCGGGCCTCGACCCGTACGGTGAAGCCATCCTCGTCGGCGACGAAACGACACGCGAGGAGCTGTGGGAGCGGTACGTCGACGCCGAACCGGAGCGGGTGGAGTCCCAGCTCGCCGATCCGAACGCGCTCCGGACCCACGTCCTCTCGGTCGTCGCCTCGGACTTCGCGGCGTCGCGTGAGGGCGTCCTCGACGTGCTCGATGCGACGTTTTTCGCCCACGGGACGCCCACGAGCGACCTCGGTGGCGTCGTCGACACTGCCGTCGCGGATCTCGTCGCGATGGGGATGATCGTCGACAACGACGGACTGGCCGCGACCGACCTCGGTGCCCAGGTGTCGCGGCAGTACGTCACGCCTGAGACGGGCGCCCGGATCGTCGACGGCCTGCGAACGGCGGCGGACGTGGAGGCGACGGGGCTCACGGCGCTGGAGATAATCTGTGACACGCCGGACATGCAGGATACGTATCTCGGCAACCGCGAGCGCGCCGATATGTATCAGTTCGCACAAGACCACGCCGACGAGTTCACGACCCGCATGGGCGAGACGGACGACTTCGAGGGGTGGCTGACGGCGGTGAAGACGGCACGCGTCCTCCACGAGTGGACCGAGGGGGCGAGCGCCGAGGAGTTAGTCGAGCGCTTCCGTATCGGACCGGGCGACTTGGAGTCACGGATCGAACGCGCCGAATGGTTGCTCGGCGCCGCCGACGCCATCGCGGGAGTCGTCGACGCCGGCGCCGCGGTGCCGTTCCGGGCGCGACGGGCGCGGCTGTAG
- a CDS encoding NtaA/DmoA family FMN-dependent monooxygenase (This protein belongs to a clade of FMN-dependent monooxygenases, within a broader family of flavin-dependent oxidoreductases, the luciferase-like monooxygenase (LMM) family, some of whose members use coenzyme F420 rather than FMN.), with protein MFDLIAYTNCSHSPTVEDAWRASDHEQSAGYRHLDFWTGLASTLERGGFDALFFADAYNVADRYQGSVEPTVRRGEQVPENDPLPLLSALAATTERLGLVVTASTSFYPPYLLAKKFSTIDDLSDGRLGWNVVTSSGSLEFANVVGEYVPHDERYDRAAEHVAACRRLWEDSWADDAVREDAEAGVYADPDRVSFVDYEGEYVDVPGPHLCAPTPQRTPVLFQAGQSDRGRTFGVRHAEALFSFHLSLDGFEDYADDVAERAATVDRSPSSYNLYPAITPYVAPTDDEARALHDRVLDLIEPETGLVRLSNHLNHDYAQYDLDAPLREVGVEGIRGVLSTFLADDREWTVRDAAIRYARYPTAELVGTPDSVADELERWGAAGADGFVVMAPLVPRTFEDVATHLVPELRERGLLPDPPAGDGTLRERLLGTGELPPRHDS; from the coding sequence ATGTTCGATCTGATCGCGTACACGAACTGCAGTCACTCCCCGACGGTCGAGGACGCGTGGCGCGCGTCGGATCACGAGCAGTCCGCCGGCTACCGCCATCTCGACTTCTGGACGGGGCTCGCGTCGACGCTCGAACGCGGGGGGTTCGACGCCCTGTTTTTCGCCGACGCGTACAACGTCGCCGACCGCTACCAGGGGAGCGTCGAGCCGACGGTCCGCCGGGGCGAGCAGGTGCCGGAGAACGACCCGCTCCCGTTGCTCTCGGCGCTCGCGGCGACGACAGAACGGTTAGGGCTCGTCGTGACCGCGTCCACGTCGTTTTACCCGCCGTATCTGCTGGCGAAGAAGTTCTCGACCATCGACGACCTCTCGGACGGTCGCCTGGGTTGGAACGTGGTGACCTCCTCGGGGTCGCTGGAGTTCGCAAACGTGGTCGGGGAGTACGTCCCCCACGACGAGCGGTACGACCGCGCCGCGGAACACGTGGCGGCGTGTCGGCGGCTCTGGGAGGATAGCTGGGCCGACGACGCAGTCCGCGAGGACGCGGAGGCGGGCGTGTACGCCGACCCGGACCGTGTCTCCTTCGTCGACTACGAGGGGGAGTACGTCGACGTACCCGGCCCGCACCTGTGCGCGCCGACGCCGCAGCGGACACCCGTACTCTTTCAGGCCGGCCAGTCGGACCGGGGCCGGACGTTCGGCGTCCGCCACGCCGAGGCGCTCTTTTCGTTTCACCTCTCGCTCGATGGGTTCGAGGACTACGCCGACGACGTGGCGGAACGGGCGGCGACGGTCGACCGGTCGCCGTCGTCGTACAACCTGTATCCGGCGATCACGCCGTACGTGGCTCCGACGGACGACGAGGCCCGGGCGCTCCACGACCGGGTGCTCGACCTGATCGAACCGGAGACCGGACTGGTTCGGCTGTCGAATCATCTAAACCACGACTACGCGCAATACGATCTCGACGCGCCGCTCCGCGAGGTCGGCGTAGAGGGTATTCGAGGCGTCCTGTCGACGTTCCTCGCGGACGACCGGGAGTGGACGGTCCGAGACGCCGCAATCCGGTACGCTCGGTATCCGACCGCGGAACTCGTCGGGACGCCCGACTCCGTGGCCGACGAACTCGAACGGTGGGGTGCGGCAGGCGCCGACGGGTTCGTCGTCATGGCGCCGCTCGTCCCGCGGACGTTCGAGGACGTGGCGACCCACCTCGTTCCGGAGCTTCGGGAACGTGGGCTTCTCCCCGACCCGCCAGCGGGCGACGGCACGCTCCGTGAGCGACTGTTGGGAACCGGCGAACTGCCGCCGCGCCACGACTCCTGA
- a CDS encoding BCCT family transporter — translation MSRRDAWLGLDDASTPERVLFAATAVFAVALSVAGIRYPDAVGRTLAATFSFVLERFGWWFILLSFVLSVGVTAFCLSRHGHRRIGGPDADLEFGLAGWLAMVFTVGYSISVLFWGVAEPVLVASNPPSPSPVAGVPTESLALAFMFLHDILPGLVAWYLPFAVAFGLIVRREGSWRVSDVLAPLMDRSRYAAVYWLVDFVSLLAIVGGLATSLGFIGRQLSAIVGVIYGVESRAVTLGLFAVVAVVFVADVWVGLRRGIRNAALVAVVANLLLTVALLIVGPTLFIIELGLDAMGVWLGNLPRLMLYTDPVSAGNFPQQWTSFWWAWWAAWGVFVGSFVARVSRGRTVREVFVGLCVAPVSVLLFQHSVLGGLALAPGHRGAIEAALESGGNAAALAAAIETVPYTDAIAALAAVALVGYIVTSLDSAVYMLSAINLGEREPNARNRAAWGLLMVGVGVMTTFVGGGTRVLESFSTTFALPFTFLYLVALGALFVHVRGSDGAVARERSPAPEPDSDPNPDSDPDSGPTAAPDD, via the coding sequence ATGTCCCGGCGCGACGCGTGGCTCGGCCTCGACGACGCATCGACCCCCGAACGTGTGTTGTTCGCCGCGACGGCGGTTTTCGCCGTGGCTCTCTCCGTCGCCGGCATCCGGTATCCCGACGCTGTCGGACGGACGCTCGCCGCGACGTTCTCCTTCGTGCTCGAACGCTTCGGCTGGTGGTTCATCCTCCTCAGCTTCGTCCTGAGCGTCGGCGTGACCGCCTTCTGTCTCTCCCGACACGGCCACCGACGCATCGGTGGACCGGACGCGGACCTCGAATTCGGCCTGGCCGGTTGGCTCGCGATGGTGTTCACCGTCGGCTACTCCATCTCCGTCCTGTTTTGGGGAGTCGCCGAACCCGTCCTCGTCGCGTCGAACCCGCCGTCCCCGTCGCCGGTCGCCGGCGTCCCGACCGAGTCGCTCGCGCTCGCGTTCATGTTCCTGCACGACATCCTGCCGGGGCTGGTCGCGTGGTATCTCCCCTTCGCCGTCGCCTTCGGCCTGATCGTCCGTCGCGAGGGGTCTTGGCGCGTGAGCGACGTGCTCGCGCCCCTGATGGATCGTTCCCGGTACGCCGCGGTGTACTGGCTGGTCGACTTCGTCTCCCTGCTGGCCATCGTCGGCGGCCTCGCCACTTCCCTGGGCTTCATCGGACGACAGCTCTCCGCCATCGTCGGCGTGATCTACGGCGTCGAGTCGCGGGCAGTCACGCTCGGGCTGTTCGCCGTCGTCGCCGTCGTCTTCGTCGCCGACGTGTGGGTCGGTCTCCGTCGCGGCATCCGGAACGCAGCGCTTGTCGCCGTCGTCGCCAACCTCCTCCTGACCGTCGCCCTCCTGATCGTCGGGCCGACGCTCTTTATCATCGAACTCGGGCTGGACGCGATGGGCGTCTGGCTCGGCAACCTCCCCCGTTTGATGCTGTACACCGACCCGGTGTCGGCGGGCAACTTCCCCCAGCAGTGGACGAGTTTCTGGTGGGCGTGGTGGGCCGCGTGGGGCGTCTTCGTCGGAAGCTTCGTCGCTCGCGTCTCGAGGGGCCGGACCGTCCGCGAGGTGTTCGTCGGCCTCTGTGTCGCCCCCGTCTCCGTCCTCCTCTTCCAACACAGCGTCCTCGGCGGGTTGGCGCTCGCACCCGGGCACCGGGGCGCCATCGAAGCGGCCTTGGAGAGCGGCGGTAACGCGGCCGCGTTGGCCGCCGCCATCGAGACGGTTCCCTACACGGACGCTATCGCCGCCCTCGCGGCCGTCGCGCTGGTCGGCTACATCGTCACGTCGCTGGACTCGGCGGTGTACATGCTCTCCGCCATCAACCTCGGCGAGCGCGAGCCGAACGCACGCAACCGCGCGGCGTGGGGACTGCTCATGGTCGGTGTCGGCGTGATGACGACGTTCGTCGGCGGCGGAACGCGGGTTCTCGAATCCTTCTCGACGACGTTCGCGCTCCCCTTTACGTTCCTCTATCTGGTGGCACTCGGCGCGTTGTTCGTCCACGTCCGCGGGTCAGACGGGGCGGTCGCGCGGGAACGATCGCCGGCTCCTGAGCCCGATTCCGATCCGAATCCGGATTCGGATCCCGACTCCGGACCGACGGCCGCACCCGACGATTAG
- a CDS encoding pyridoxal phosphate-dependent aminotransferase yields the protein MTDFDFAARVGRVEPSATLAISNLANELEADGIDVVDLSVGEPDFDTPENIKRAATDALDAGHTSYTSSNGVPELREAIAEKLRADGIDCDAGNVIVTPGGKQALYEIFHTLIDEGDEVALLDPAWVSYEAQARMAGADLARVDLSPYGFQLEPALDDLADTVSDDTELLVVNSPSNPTGAVYSDAALEGVRDLAVEHDITVVSDEMYDEITYGVEQTSLGSLEGMGDRTLTVNGFSKAYAMTGWRLGYFAAPEDFVSQAGKIQSHSVSCAVNFVQHAGVEALRNTEESVVEMREAFRERRDMLADLLADHGVDVSVGDGAFYMMLPVDSDDQAWCEGAIEEAHVATVPGSAFGTPGYARISYAASQERLQEGVERLAEHGYL from the coding sequence ATGACGGACTTCGACTTCGCGGCGCGTGTCGGGCGCGTCGAGCCGAGTGCGACCCTCGCGATCAGCAACCTCGCCAACGAACTCGAGGCGGACGGCATCGACGTCGTCGACCTCTCGGTCGGCGAACCCGACTTCGACACGCCGGAGAACATCAAGCGGGCGGCCACGGACGCCCTCGACGCCGGGCACACGAGCTACACCTCCTCGAACGGCGTCCCCGAACTCCGCGAGGCCATCGCGGAGAAACTTCGCGCGGACGGCATCGACTGCGACGCGGGCAACGTGATCGTCACCCCCGGCGGCAAGCAGGCGCTCTACGAAATCTTCCACACCCTGATCGACGAGGGCGACGAAGTCGCGCTGCTCGACCCGGCGTGGGTCTCCTACGAGGCGCAGGCGAGGATGGCCGGTGCCGACCTCGCGCGCGTCGACCTCTCGCCCTACGGCTTCCAGCTCGAACCCGCGCTCGACGACCTGGCCGACACCGTCTCCGACGACACCGAACTCCTCGTCGTCAACTCGCCGTCGAACCCGACGGGCGCCGTCTACTCCGACGCGGCGCTCGAGGGCGTCCGTGACCTCGCCGTCGAACACGACATCACCGTCGTCTCCGACGAGATGTACGACGAGATCACGTACGGGGTCGAGCAGACGAGTCTCGGCAGTTTGGAGGGGATGGGCGACCGCACCCTCACGGTCAACGGCTTCTCGAAGGCCTACGCGATGACCGGCTGGCGGCTGGGCTACTTCGCCGCGCCCGAGGACTTCGTCTCGCAGGCGGGTAAGATCCAGTCTCACTCCGTCTCCTGTGCGGTCAACTTCGTCCAGCACGCGGGCGTCGAGGCCCTGCGAAACACCGAGGAGTCGGTCGTCGAGATGCGCGAGGCGTTCCGCGAGCGTCGGGACATGCTCGCGGACCTGCTGGCTGACCACGGCGTCGACGTCTCCGTCGGTGACGGTGCGTTCTACATGATGCTCCCCGTCGATTCGGACGACCAGGCGTGGTGCGAGGGCGCCATCGAGGAGGCCCACGTCGCGACGGTTCCCGGGAGCGCGTTCGGGACGCCCGGCTACGCCCGCATCTCCTACGCGGCGAGTCAGGAGCGACTGCAGGAGGGCGTCGAGCGGCTGGCCGAGCACGGCTACCTCTAA
- the ribH gene encoding 6,7-dimethyl-8-ribityllumazine synthase, translated as MVTLGLVVAQFNASVTEPMAAAARSAAADADAEVAELVEVPGAYDSPLAADRLARRDDIDAVAVLGAIVTGDTDHDRVIADATAAALTRVSLDRDTPVTFGVSGPGMSGAEARERVEKGAEAVNAAVEMVRTLP; from the coding sequence ATGGTTACACTGGGGCTGGTGGTGGCGCAGTTCAACGCGTCGGTCACCGAGCCGATGGCGGCGGCGGCTCGGTCGGCGGCGGCCGATGCCGACGCCGAGGTGGCGGAGCTAGTCGAAGTGCCCGGGGCGTACGACTCGCCACTCGCCGCGGATCGGCTCGCCCGCCGGGACGACATCGACGCGGTGGCGGTGCTTGGCGCTATCGTTACCGGCGACACGGACCACGACCGCGTCATCGCGGACGCGACGGCGGCGGCGCTGACGCGGGTGAGTCTCGACCGCGACACGCCGGTCACCTTCGGCGTCAGCGGGCCGGGAATGAGCGGGGCCGAAGCCCGGGAGCGCGTCGAGAAAGGAGCGGAAGCGGTAAACGCGGCGGTCGAGATGGTACGCACGTTACCATGA
- a CDS encoding flippase activity-associated protein Agl23 encodes MRFDDRRRALRAVLAITALALAVRLVGLGTRIFHWDEGRVGYWILRYHESGQFAYRPIVHGPFLFVVNDWVFSVPVLGATDFSARLIVALVGGLLPLSAWLLRDRLRDVEVVALAVVLAVNPLLVYYSRFMRNDVLVGAFAFVSLAFLIRALDRGDARLVYPAAAAMGLAFTTKENAVVYVLCYLGAGALLVDHRLFRAARSDRSVVRLVLDDWRTAVVDRLTRWGGSVPHGIGLGAAHTLGAVAVFLVVVTFFYAPRPELWAALSTPSRLPGVVETATVGSWKSFYSLWVAGSHQNHDYLPFLYDYLETLLFGAPFVLLFALVGFVADGYGEDGYRDIVAFAAYWGAVSVLGYPVATDIRAPWAAVHAVIPLAVPAAVGVAAATTRVREALDRSAADDADGSDGPLAGWTRPAILAALVLSGAAVGVVGANATYANSASDDEAGEVIQWAQPENDLKDTLELVRGVARVTEGTDVLFVGTHSPGNPSDVRFYVANESTLRQPRPGGPSWHTRLPLPWYLERYGASVTSTAPDAALPADPPPVVIAAGWDEDRVARQVSGYERHRHDFRLWSDEIVVFVDQSALERARERDEV; translated from the coding sequence ATGCGTTTCGACGATCGCCGCCGCGCCCTCCGGGCGGTCCTCGCGATCACAGCCCTCGCCCTCGCCGTCCGCCTCGTCGGCCTCGGCACCCGAATCTTCCACTGGGACGAAGGCCGCGTCGGCTACTGGATCCTCCGCTATCACGAGTCCGGGCAGTTCGCGTATCGACCCATCGTCCACGGCCCTTTCCTCTTCGTCGTCAACGACTGGGTGTTCTCCGTGCCCGTCCTCGGCGCCACCGACTTCAGCGCCCGCCTCATCGTCGCCCTCGTCGGCGGCCTGCTCCCCCTCTCGGCGTGGCTACTCCGTGACCGCCTGCGCGACGTGGAAGTGGTCGCGCTGGCCGTCGTCCTCGCGGTCAACCCCCTGCTCGTCTACTACTCGCGGTTCATGCGCAACGACGTCCTCGTCGGCGCCTTCGCCTTCGTCTCCCTCGCGTTTTTGATCCGGGCACTCGACCGGGGCGACGCCCGCCTCGTCTACCCCGCCGCCGCCGCGATGGGCCTCGCCTTCACCACCAAGGAAAACGCCGTCGTCTACGTGCTCTGCTATCTCGGCGCTGGGGCGCTCCTGGTCGATCACCGCCTCTTTCGTGCCGCCCGCTCGGATCGGTCGGTCGTCCGCCTCGTTCTCGACGACTGGCGGACGGCGGTCGTCGACCGACTGACGCGCTGGGGCGGCTCGGTCCCCCACGGAATCGGGCTCGGCGCCGCCCACACCCTCGGCGCTGTCGCCGTCTTCCTCGTCGTCGTCACGTTCTTTTACGCGCCCCGACCCGAACTCTGGGCGGCGCTCTCGACGCCGAGCCGCCTCCCCGGCGTCGTCGAGACGGCGACGGTCGGGTCGTGGAAGTCGTTCTACAGCCTCTGGGTCGCCGGCAGCCACCAGAACCACGACTACCTCCCCTTCCTGTATGACTACCTCGAAACCCTCCTCTTCGGCGCGCCCTTCGTCCTCCTCTTTGCCCTGGTCGGCTTCGTCGCCGACGGCTACGGCGAGGACGGCTACCGCGACATCGTCGCCTTCGCTGCCTACTGGGGCGCGGTGAGCGTTCTCGGCTACCCCGTCGCGACGGACATCCGGGCGCCGTGGGCCGCCGTCCACGCCGTGATTCCGCTCGCCGTGCCCGCTGCCGTCGGTGTCGCCGCCGCCACAACGCGGGTGCGGGAGGCACTCGACCGCTCGGCCGCCGACGACGCGGACGGCTCGGACGGCCCCCTCGCCGGGTGGACCCGCCCGGCCATCCTCGCCGCCCTCGTGCTCTCCGGCGCGGCGGTGGGCGTCGTCGGCGCCAACGCCACCTACGCCAACAGCGCGTCCGACGACGAAGCCGGCGAGGTGATCCAGTGGGCCCAGCCCGAAAACGACCTCAAGGACACGCTCGAACTCGTCCGCGGCGTCGCCCGCGTCACCGAGGGCACCGACGTGCTGTTCGTCGGCACGCACTCGCCGGGGAACCCGAGCGACGTGCGGTTTTACGTCGCGAACGAGTCGACGCTCCGGCAACCCCGTCCTGGCGGCCCGTCCTGGCACACCCGCCTCCCGCTCCCGTGGTATCTCGAACGCTACGGCGCGAGCGTGACGAGCACCGCCCCCGACGCGGCGCTCCCGGCCGATCCGCCGCCAGTCGTCATCGCCGCGGGCTGGGACGAGGACCGCGTGGCCCGGCAGGTGTCGGGCTACGAACGCCACCGCCACGACTTCCGGCTCTGGAGCGACGAAATCGTCGTGTTCGTCGACCAGTCGGCGCTGGAGCGGGCGCGCGAGCGGGACGAAGTCTGA